In Vibrio sp. 10N, the following proteins share a genomic window:
- a CDS encoding GNAT family N-acetyltransferase: MSNGHVANKNDWCISLLMDVPQHKSTVINWYFDAWGKRDPSNTLESYTQKLETFLQDGSIPAHLVICDGERPIATAHIRKHEIPSYVDYEMWLGGVYVDSDYRGQGVAKKVVNGVIKEAKARGIGSLYLQTEDLSGGLYAELGWKKLHQINNKGSEVIVMVKEL, from the coding sequence ATGTCTAATGGTCATGTTGCAAACAAGAATGATTGGTGTATTTCGCTATTAATGGATGTGCCTCAGCACAAGTCGACAGTGATCAATTGGTATTTTGATGCCTGGGGCAAGCGAGATCCTAGCAACACTCTTGAAAGCTATACCCAGAAGCTGGAGACGTTTTTGCAAGATGGCTCTATTCCTGCGCATCTAGTTATTTGCGATGGTGAGCGGCCAATTGCCACGGCACATATTCGAAAACATGAAATCCCTAGCTATGTTGATTATGAGATGTGGCTTGGTGGTGTCTATGTTGACTCCGACTATCGAGGGCAAGGGGTTGCGAAAAAAGTGGTCAACGGTGTGATTAAAGAAGCTAAAGCTCGTGGTATTGGGTCGCTTTATCTACAAACAGAAGATCTATCCGGTGGGTTGTACGCAGAGCTTGGATGGAAAAAACTGCATCAAATTAACAACAAAGGCAGTGAAGTGATTGTCATGGTCAAGGAGCTATAA
- a CDS encoding ASCH domain-containing protein, with protein sequence MTPIQREFFQQFLDTLPNPESIDIDSVIAEHYCADEYNANECAILINEGIKTASCGLKAGWDVEGEPLPQVGSYSLVLDWQQNPICVIQLTSVEVCPFNQVSEEFAYAEGEGDRTYAWWKQAHIKFFEWYANEIGVVFSPDSDLVLERFKKVYPS encoded by the coding sequence ATGACGCCGATTCAACGAGAGTTTTTCCAACAGTTTCTCGATACTCTACCGAATCCTGAAAGCATTGATATCGACAGCGTCATTGCTGAGCATTACTGCGCTGATGAATACAACGCGAACGAGTGCGCAATACTGATTAACGAAGGGATAAAGACCGCGTCATGTGGATTAAAAGCGGGCTGGGATGTCGAAGGAGAGCCGTTACCACAAGTTGGCAGCTATTCGCTCGTCTTAGATTGGCAGCAGAATCCGATATGCGTGATTCAATTAACATCCGTCGAAGTGTGCCCGTTTAATCAAGTGAGTGAAGAATTCGCTTATGCAGAGGGCGAGGGCGATCGGACTTACGCTTGGTGGAAACAGGCGCATATCAAGTTTTTCGAATGGTATGCTAACGAAATCGGTGTGGTATTTTCACCCGACAGCGATTTAGTACTAGAGCGTTTTAAAAAGGTGTATCCAAGCTAA
- a CDS encoding GNAT family N-acetyltransferase: MKSITVETDRLSMAQITQADFDLFKRLQTESQVIELCFDKPSDEEIHARFDERLPTWSKGSEEWLCLVISLKQSGEAVGVTGFKVSDGCAEVGYLLLPEFHGRGIGTESLKGLIKWAELDLDLNKFSAIVTKGNRGSERVLEKCGFVLTKVDKDAYQIGSQTFDDHIFNRG; encoded by the coding sequence ATGAAAAGTATCACTGTTGAAACCGATCGCCTCTCAATGGCGCAGATCACCCAAGCCGATTTTGATTTGTTTAAGCGCTTACAGACCGAGTCCCAGGTTATTGAGCTTTGTTTCGATAAACCTAGCGATGAAGAAATTCACGCGCGATTTGATGAACGCCTACCCACATGGAGTAAAGGTTCAGAAGAGTGGCTCTGTTTGGTTATCTCACTAAAGCAGTCTGGTGAGGCTGTTGGAGTAACCGGCTTTAAAGTCTCAGATGGGTGTGCTGAAGTTGGCTACTTACTGCTTCCAGAGTTTCATGGCCGTGGGATTGGCACGGAGTCGCTAAAAGGTTTAATCAAATGGGCGGAGCTCGATCTTGATCTCAACAAGTTTTCCGCGATTGTGACAAAAGGAAACAGAGGCTCAGAACGTGTGTTAGAGAAATGCGGCTTTGTGCTGACCAAGGTTGATAAAGACGCCTATCAAATAGGTAGTCAAACATTTGATGATCACATCTTTAATCGAGGCTAA